Proteins encoded together in one bacterium window:
- a CDS encoding sulfite exporter TauE/SafE family protein yields MIELLLAALSAFWLGILTSISPCPLTANIAAISYIGGRIDKPSKVLLGGLLYTLGRIIVYLGLGIAIVYGATSIPGLSFKLQSIMEPVLGPLFIVVGLLLLGLFTFNIGGKGMSDKMRVRIDKMGIWGAIPLGIILGLAFCPVSAALFFGSLIPLAIERGDPIILPSLYGLGTGAPVIVFAFLFAFAAHRVAAAYKKITSAEIWIRRITGAILMLLGLYLTAKYFLL; encoded by the coding sequence ATACTCACCTCAATAAGTCCCTGCCCGTTGACCGCGAACATCGCCGCGATTTCATATATCGGAGGGAGAATCGACAAGCCCTCGAAGGTTCTACTCGGCGGCTTGCTCTACACCCTCGGAAGGATAATCGTCTATCTCGGCCTCGGCATCGCGATAGTCTATGGCGCGACATCGATCCCGGGGCTTTCGTTTAAATTGCAAAGCATTATGGAACCGGTGCTCGGGCCGCTTTTCATCGTTGTAGGCCTTCTTCTGCTGGGGCTTTTTACATTCAATATCGGCGGCAAGGGCATGAGCGACAAAATGCGCGTGCGCATCGATAAGATGGGCATTTGGGGAGCGATTCCGTTGGGAATAATCCTCGGGCTGGCGTTCTGCCCGGTGTCGGCGGCGCTTTTTTTCGGCTCGCTGATCCCGCTCGCAATCGAGCGCGGCGACCCGATAATCCTGCCGTCGCTTTACGGCCTCGGCACCGGTGCGCCGGTGATAGTTTTCGCATTCCTGTTCGCGTTCGCAGCGCACAGAGTCGCGGCGGCATACAAAAAAATAACATCGGCGGAGATTTGGATCCGGCGCATTACCGGCGCGATACTCATGCTTTTGGGATTATACTTGACGGCAAAATATTTCTTGCTTTAA